CAAAATCCCGCTCTGGGCGAAATCGCCGGCGAAGTGCGCGGAATGCTTGTGCGGGTTATCGAGGAAATCTGAAAATTTGGTGCGCAAATGAAGCTTCACAGCATATTGCTTTACGTCCCGAACGTGCGCGAAGTCGCGGACTGGTACGCGGCGCACCTGGGGCTTGAGTTCATCGAGAACCAGGAAGACGGCAAGTTCGCGATGCTCAAATCCGATTCGGGTTCGCTTCTGGGCATACACTACTCGCCCGACGCGCCGGCGAGTCCGGGAAACATCGGGCTTTATTTCGCGGTCGCAGACGTGGATGCGCAGTACGAGAAGATGCGCGCGGCCGGTTGCGAATTCAGGCAAGAGCCGCGCGACGAGCCGTGGGGATCGCGGATGGCGACGACGCGCGATCCCGCGGGACACTGGGTGGGAATAGAATCGCCCGTCGCGAAGTCGGTCTACAATGAGCACTGAGGAATCGTCCGTCGCTACGGTGGGGGAGGGGCGCATCGCCATCACCGGCGCGTTCTCGTATACGGGAAAATACGTCACGCGGCTTTTGCTTGACCGCGGCTTCGATATCCTGACGCTGACCGG
The window above is part of the bacterium genome. Proteins encoded here:
- a CDS encoding VOC family protein yields the protein MKLHSILLYVPNVREVADWYAAHLGLEFIENQEDGKFAMLKSDSGSLLGIHYSPDAPASPGNIGLYFAVADVDAQYEKMRAAGCEFRQEPRDEPWGSRMATTRDPAGHWVGIESPVAKSVYNEH